In Hevea brasiliensis isolate MT/VB/25A 57/8 chromosome 13, ASM3005281v1, whole genome shotgun sequence, a single genomic region encodes these proteins:
- the LOC131172080 gene encoding ABC transporter G family member STR-like encodes MGSPGALPAHLSGFGRPVPDGENSLEYLLDVIKEYDESTIGLEPLVLYQRDGIKPDPVARTPIPKTPKTPKTPRTPYMNTPGSKHALSLRSQAFSINGNMTSRTDSVQFDFDDDDGDNFDNSLERGTMPTPMHKQSGVYQPRLASQFYKDFSVWLYHGVKGTPRRAPSWTPARTPGTTPGKSQISGARSQVSSRYTTPQQIPSRPKTPVVFSSSVEDSYAASYEDFDMEEEEVLDEPAHGPKFANPWLREVAVLSWRTALNVVRTPELFLSREIVLTVMALILSSLFKNLSEPIFKTVNRLLNFYIFAVCLVFFSSNDAVPTFIQERFIFIRETSHNAYRASSYVISSLIVYLPFFAIQGLTFAAITRFLLHLKSSLLNFWIILYASLVTTNAYVMLVSALVPSYITGYAVVIATTALFFLTCGFFLKRTQIPVYWRWLHYISAIKYPFEAMLSNEFKGTRCYNGAPADLSPGPLGDIKPSKLHTSYTNGTTCPLIGEDILTTMDIKMDNLWYDIAILLAWGVLYRLFFYVVLRFYSKNERK; translated from the coding sequence ATGGGAAGTCCAGGTGCTCTTCCTGCTCATCTCTCAGGATTTGGAAGGCCCGTTCCTGATGGTGAAAACAGCCTGGAGTATCTTCTTGATGTAATCAAAGAGTATGATGAGTCCACTATTGGACTTGAGCCTCTTGTTCTTTACCAAAGAGATGGAATCAAACCGGATCCAGTTGCCAGGACGCCTATTCCCAAGACACCAAAGACCCCCAAAACGCCAAGAACTCCATATATGAATACCCCTGGATCCAAGCATGCACTTAGCCTTCGGAGCCAAGCATTTtcaattaatggaaatatgacaTCTAGAACTGACTCTGTACAATTTGATTTTGATGATGATGACGGTGATAACTTTGATAATTCCCTTGAGCGTGGAACTATGCCTACGCCAATGCATAAGCAAAGTGGTGTCTATCAACCACGTTTGGCATCACAGTTCTACAAAGATTTTTCAGTCTGGCTCTACCATGGTGTCAAGGGAACTCCCCGCCGTGCACCCTCTTGGACTCCCGCTAGAACTCCAGGAACGACTCCAGGAAAATCGCAAATTTCTGGAGCAAGAAGTCAAGTCTCAAGCCGGTATACAACCCCACAACAGATCCCTTCTCGCCCAAAAACTCCAGTGGTCTTTAGCTCCTCAGTGGAGGACTCATATGCTGCTTCTTATGAGGATTTTGacatggaagaagaagaagtgctTGATGAGCCAGCACACGGTCCTAAATTTGCTAACCCATGGCTCCGAGAGGTTGCAGTTCTCTCATGGCGCACAGCACTCAATGTTGTTCGCACTCCTGAGCTTTTCCTGTCGAGAGAAATCGTATTAACTGTTATGGCACTAATTCTTTCCTCACTTTTCAAGAACCTGAGTGAACCAATATTCAAAACAGTGAACCGGCTTCTGAATTTCTACATCTTTGCAGTTTGCCTGGTTTTCTTTTCATCCAATGATGCTGTCCCAACATTCATCCAGGAAAGATTCATCTTCATCAGAGAAACTTCCCACAACGCATACCGTGCTTCCTCTTATGTCATCTCCTCTCTTATAGTTTATCTCCCATTTTTTGCCATTCAAGGTTTAACCTTTGCTGCCATAACCAGATTCCTGCTGCATCTGAAAAGCAGTCTCTTAAACTTTTGGATAATACTCTACGCTTCTCTAGTTACTACGAATGCTTATGTTATGCTTGTTAGTGCACTTGTCCCCAGTTACATCACAGGCTATGCAGTTGTGATAGCCACCACAGCACTTTTCTTCCTGACTTGTGGGTTCTTCCTGAAGAGGACCCAGATACCAGTCTATTGGAGGTGGCTGCATTATATATCTGCAATCAAATATCCATTTGAAGCGATGTTATCAAATGAGTTCAAGGGAACAAGGTGCTATAATGGGGCTCCTGCAGACCTTTCACCTGGTCCTCTAGGAGACATAAAACCTAGCAAACTGCATACTAGTTACACAAATGGAACGACCTGCCCGCTGATAGGAGAAGATATTCTAACCACAATGGATATTAAGATGGACAATCTTTGGTATGACATTGCAATCTTGCTAGCTTGGGGAGTTCTTTACAGGCTCTTCTTCTACGTGGTTCTCAGATTTTATTCCAAGAATGAGAGGAAATAA
- the LOC131172081 gene encoding uncharacterized protein LOC131172081, whose product MAAKCEFEVEVFSSETGQWTDSVLSSPKPIYWSTPLTNAIVYNGLLHWLTRGNEILVYDIYSSRVVLLIDKPEGIPDPWLQLHCLGLCRGSLHICVVYRMNLLIWQLQDCNKWSLKCQVNLTLQHSILHGRQWLNPSYWFSGRVIAIHPYDPNILYIGLSMSTHRVLSCNLATKTSKLVMVFSFPSNYGYFYQSEDVFTLMLPWWLYAHASMVAVGRGA is encoded by the coding sequence ATGGCAGCCAAGTGTGAGTTTGAAGTGGAGGTATTTTCATCTGAGACTGGACAATGGACAGATTCCGTATTGTCATCTCCAAAACCCATTTATTGGTCCACTCCGCTAACCAATGCTATAGTCTACAATGGATTGCTGCATTGGTTGACTAGAGGCAATGAGATTCTTGTTTATGATATTTACAGTAGCAGGGTTGTACTACTTATTGATAAACCAGAAGGCATACCAGATCCATGGTTACAATTGCATTGCCTTGGTTTGTGTCGTGGCTCATTGCATATTTGTGTAGTGTATCGCATGAATTTGCTGATTTGGCAACTCCAGGACTGTAACAAGTGGAGTTTGAAATGTCAGGTTAATCTTACTTTGCAACACAGCATTCTTCATGGCCGTCAGTGGCTAAATCCATCTTACTGGTTCTCTGGACGCGTTATTGCTATCCATCCTTATGATCCCAACATCTTGTATATTGGTTTGTCTATGTCAACACACAGGGTTCTTTCTTGCAATTTGGCAACTAAAACCTCGAAATTAGTTATGGTGTTTTCGTTTCCTTCTAATTATGGTTACTTCTATCAATCAGAAGATGTATTTACGCTCATGCTTCCATGGTGGCTTTACGCTCATGCTTCCATGGTGGCTGTGgggaggggggcgtga